GCAAGAGCTGTTGAATCTCGGCCTGCGCTGGTGTCCCGCCAAGGCCGCGTGACCACGAACCTTGTCAGACGTGAGGCGATAAACGGACTGTACAGTTTCGGTCCGGTCGACGTGTTCACGCTCACCGAGGTTCGCAATGGGGGAACCGCAAGATCATTTCCCGAGCCGCATGACAGAGGTCGCGATTGCCGTGATGGAGTCGGGTGTGGATCAGACTCGTTGCAACGCGACGAACCATCACGAAGAGTGTGAGCCGGAGGCCAACCGCTCGGTCCCATCCCAGTCTCGTAGCGATTCGAACCTAGACGATCCTCGGGTCACTGCACAAGGATTCCTCGTACGGCGGCCGACACGGCCGCTATCAGAGGGTCTTGCGCACGCCGGCATAGGTAGGCGAAGAGCAATCGCACCTCTTGCTGCACACCGCTGAGCAACTCCACCTCGCCTTTCGCCTCCGCCTCCCGGGCCGTCTCGGCGTGCAACAGTCCGACGCCGACTCCGCCGGCAATCAGCGTTCGCGTCACACTCTCCTGGTCGACGCTGACGAGCTTCTCCGGGCGGAATCCGTTCCGCTCGAACACACTTTCCGCCGCACGTCCGCAGCACGTATTCGACGCCGCGCAGATCCATGGCATGCGCGCCAGTTTCTGCCAGTCGGGGCGCCCTGGATTGTCGATCCATCCACGCGGGGCGGCCAGGAAGATGCCGAACCGCTCCACCGCTATGGTCTCCAGTTCCGCATCGGCCTTGCCGTCATCGGTATAGAAGCCCGCATCCAGCGTGCCACTGCGGATGGCACGCTGGATCTCAGCAGAGCTGCCGTATTCCAGCGCCATCTCAACCTCCGGACATGTTTCGGAAAGCCTGGTCAACAACTTTCCCATCACCTGCGCACTGGCACTGCGGTTCGACCCAAGACGGAGTTTTCCGCTCACTTGGCTCTTGATCCGCCGTGCTTCGTCGAGGAGGTCCCGGTGCATGGCGAGCATCTGCTCCGCCTTGGCCAATAACTTCGTTCCGTTGTCGGTCAGGCTCATGCCACGGGGCGTACGCTCGAACAATACCAGCCCGAGTTCATCTTCCATGGCCTTGATATGCGCGCTCACAGCCGGCTGGCTGAGAAACAGGAGTTCCGAGGCACGCGTGATGCTACCCTCTCGGGCGACAGTTGCGAACGTTTTCAACTGATAGATCTCCATCGTTCTTGCCTCAAGAAGGTGTCTGTTGCTGGTGACGGCTACGCATAGGCGTGCATCAAGTAACGCCACAGAATCGCAGAGAGGTAGAGCCCGACACCAAACGCTGTATGGGTCATCAAGCTTTTCATTCTGGCTTGGGTTGGATGCGGCGTCTTGCCTGAAGCTACTCCAAGCCCCAAGGCCGGCTGCACAATGAAATACGGGATGACCACGGTCCCGACACCGACCAGCAAGGCCGGGAAGAGAGACGGCTGTTCCAGCCAACCGCCCGACGTTGGAATGACCAGTACCAGAGCAAAGGCCACGCCGATAAGAAAGTGTGCGGTCCAACCGATCACACATTCCGCCGGTCGCTTCGGGGCGGCTGCAATCCGAGCGTGCGTGAAGGTGCCGAGAAGCATATGGCTCAGCCAACGCCCGACGAAACAATAGTCCAGCGAGGCGATGTTAAAGGCACGTTTCAAGAAGAGGTTCCAGAGATCCATGATCAAAGCGGCACCCATTCCCACAAACACTGCACCACCAATGTAACTCTGTTCTATACTCATCACAATGCCTCCATATCTGTCCTCCACGTGCGGCATGGAGCGGGGTGGGTCACAACGGCCGGGCCGCACCGAGCGGCGGCGATCGGCCCGTTGCGTGTCCGTCAGTCCCTATCTTCGACGACCAGGGACACGAGCGTACGAACCAGGGGCGTGATCACGGTCAGTGTAGGGAAGGCGACGGCAAACGCCAGCGCCCAGGCTTTGAGCCAGATGACGATGATGCCGTTGATCAAACCCACGTTAACAACGGAAATGATGGACGACATGATGCTCGACATGAGCAGGGCCATAAAGAATGAAAAGACATAGCCAGTGTGCTTCTTCGGAATCATGGCAAATCCTCCTTTCTGATAACCGGTTGAGTGGCTATCGAATGGCCCGGGGAATTCCCGAGAGGCTCATCGGATAGTGTCCCGCGGCAGGGCGGGATCATCGCGTTGGTATATAGGACTATTCCTGCCACCCGTCCAATTGAATGTTCGGAGGGCCACCTCAGCATTGCTGAGGGTCGGCGTCGCCTTCCCGCGCATTCCAGCTCTGATTCAGGGCTCTCGAGCCGCCTACCGCCCTGTGATGGTCGATGAACGGCCTTGTCATGCAGGTTGGTAATCGCTACGGTGAACGGTTGGCTGGTTACGGGAATGACGTGATGGATCTCAATGTCGATCAGGGAGAGGATGGAGTCGTCGGGAGTTTTTCGTCAAATGGGGCGCCGGTATTGGCAGGTTCCGCGAAACGAATCCGTCCGTCCAGCGAAGCTTTCAGAGGTCGCTCCTTGAGGGCTTGCAACAACAGGTCGCGTAGGGGAACCTGCCGCTCGATCCGATCCTGAGCCTGTTGCAACATCGTATAGCCGTCCCCGCCGTCAGCGATGAATGAATCGGTCGTGACCCTGTATCGGCGGAATTCGTCCAACGGTTTGTCCCCCACCATCACAACCTTCACCCGCGATCCGATCGGCGCCTGCGGATCATAGGTCACGGTCAGGCCGGAGACTTGAAGAAACCGGCCGTTGGTGGCGGGCAGCCGGCTGGCGCTGTTCTCCAGCGCCGCCCGCAGTTCCTGTCCCGAGATCGAGAGCGTCACCAGCGTGGAGCTGAAGGGCAAGACCCGCAGCACTCGCGTCAAATCGACCGGACCGGCCGGGATACTGTCCCGAATCTGTCCGCCGTTCACCAAGGCCAGGTCGGTTCCAAACTCCGCTCTCGCCAGATCGGCCAGCAGGTTTCCCAAATTACTCTCTCTGGTCCGCACCGTCGCGGTCTCGCCGTCCAAATTCACCAACGCTCGTCCGACCATCATCGCGCCGAGTGCATCCATCCTGCGCACATAGTCCTGGATCAGCTCGTTCACGGACTGGTCCGGCTGGATGTCCTCGCCGATGGACAGGTTCTTGGCCCGGGCCTTCACTACCGTGACCTTTGTCGGATCACCGGGCATTCGATCGAGCGTCAGATCGAGCCGCCCGATCGTCCGGCCCTGGCGATGGGTCTTGACGAAGACGGGACCGGGGATGGTCGCTTCGGCAACCGGTTCAGCCGATCTTGCCGTGCGGAGTCCATCGAAGCCCGGCGTATGGCCGCCGATCACGGCGTCGATCTCCGGGGCTTTCGACAGCAGGGCCAGATCCTCCTCGTCCTCTTGATGGGTGACGGCTAGAACCAGATGGGCCCCTTCTTGCTTGAGGGTCCGGGCGGAATCGCGGGCGGTTTCGATCGGATCGCGGAGGTTCAGCAACCGGACGACTTCACGGTTGAAGGTGTCGGGAAAGTTTCTCCGTCCGAGCAGGCCGATCAATCCGATCGAAAGGTCTCCGACAGAAACGACGGCGGAGGTCCGGCAGGGCAACTCGACCCCCTTGCCGGTCAGATTGCTGCACAGGAGGGGAAAACGCGCGAGGGCCTGCAACGCGCGAAGGTGGTCCAGGCCGAAATCGAATTCGTGGTTCCCGGCCGCCATCGCCTGATACCCCATCAGGTTCATGGCCTTGATGTCCGGCTCGCCCCGAAACACCGACGACATCGGCGTGCCGATCAGCAGGTCGCCCGAATCCACCAACAGGAGGGCTGAGGCGGCTGTTCTGATCTCAGCGATCACGCTGGCGCGGGAGGCCATGCCGCCCTCCCGCTTCTGCCCCATCCGTTCGATCGGCAGCACCTGTCCGTGGTGCTCGCTGGTATGGAGGATCGTCAGGGTCTGTTCGGCTCCTTCGCCAGGGGCAGGCCATAGGAAACAGACCGTCAGCAGGAGAGCCAGCCCAATCAAGCGCCTGTCACAATTCATGCCCGGTTTGCGCCTCGATTGTGGCGGTTCGTCAGTCCGGTTCGACAGCTCGCCCGCTCACTGTGCCAAACTCCGGATGTAGGCCAAGACTCGCCGGCGATCCTCGTTCGAGAGGCGATCCTTCCAGGCCGGCATCCCCTGTTGGCCCTCGTGGATCGACTCCAGCAGGTCCTCATCCGATTTCTCCTGTGTCTGCCGCGAGGTCAGATTGGCGGGGTCGGCGCCGAGCAATCGGTAGCCCTCGCCGGTGCCTTCGCGGCCGTGGCAGCCGGCGCAGTATCGTTGAAAGATCCGTTTGCCCTGTTCCTCCTGGGTTGTATGAGACTGCTCGGCCGCCGCCGCCGTCCAGACGCCGGCTGCGATCACCAAGCTCAGGTGCCACCAGCGGCCGAATCGCCGTCGTGCGGGAGGGATCATCATCGGCATGTGCTCCTCTCGTTGCTCACTCCTGCGGGCGGTCTGTCTTGTCGCTACGGGAATCATCTCGCTCCGGCCCGACGGACTCCTGTGACGAAGTGGCATCGGCAGCAGCCGAAGCCGGGAGGCTCGCCAGGATACGATCGAGTTCGGCACGCAGTTCTCCCAAGAGTCGCAACAAAGCTCCCTGTTGAGAGCCGGTGTCGTCGGCAGGGCTATCGAGCCCGGGCGAGTCCGGTTTCTGTTGTTCTTCAGCCATGCTCCAGGTCCTAGCAATGTGATCGACTAGGGAATCGCCGGAGCCCGAAACCGTCGGCGGCGTCCTCTACTCTCTGACGGATATGGATGGGCTTGTCAATCACGAATCGCGCCGTCACATACCTCATACATACCATACATACCGCCACTCACCCCTTTGATGATCCAATCATCCTGAGGCCAAAAGGATACAGCGCTGTATCTTTCTCGATACGTTTTCGATCTTGCGTCATGCTAAAGCGTTGCGGAATGTGCCGGATCCTGCACGTGGTTCGCCATTTGCACTGTAAAAGACAGGATGGTGCTAGGGGAGCTCCCAGTACAGGAGAGAAGCAAGAGGCCTATACTGGCAGAGGGTTGTTGAAACTTTCCTTAGATGCGCGCGTCTTGGACGAGTTGTGAATGTGAATGAGGGTGATGATGAACGGGTCCTCCAGCCAGGTCGTCCAACGTCATGAAGGAGATGACCCCTCGGTCGGGACGGTTTTCGCTGGCAGGCCTCCGCTTTGTCCAAGCCGCGCCTGCCTGCGTTCCATGCGACCGGATCCGGATGCTCACAGCGATGAAGCCCCGCTCCAGCCGGTCGTATGTCTCCATTGCGGACAGCGAGGGATTGTCGCGACGAACGGCGTGCTTGTATTGTTCGGCTTCCGCCATGAATTTCTGATCGGTTATGGGGCGTCCCTCTCCACGATGAGGGTCAAGCTTTCCGAATCGGCCGTGACCCTGTTCGGCCAACATGGCCTGACTCCGAATCAACTCGCGGCCTATGCGGCGGAGTGGGCGTTGCTCTCCGGCTCCACCCAGGGCATTCTGCGACTCTCCCCCGATCAGCCGGCCCTCATGGATTGCTATGAGCATTTTCGGCGATCCGTCTTGGAAGCAGGGTTGAGGACCGGCTCCGTCCAAGCGGCCTGATCTTCATCCGGCTGTCGCGTCAACGATCAAGTGGCGATCGTCATTCGATCAGGAGGACCGCGACTGACGGTCCGTTGGCCTCAACGAGTGATGGTTGACGATTGACGGGTTCCCTGGGTTTGCGTGGAAGAGGCGGAGAGCAGCTCGTTGACCTTTTCCGTCAGGGCGGAGGGGAGAAACGGCTTCTGGAGAAAGGCGGCTTGGTCATCGACCCCGTTGGCCGACAGGGTTTCGCCGGCGTAACCCGAGATGTAGAGGACTTTGATGGCAGGGACCATGGCGCGGACTCCCTGGACCAGCACGGCGCCCTTCATGCGGGGCATCACGACATCGGCGATGAGCAGATCGCAATGGCCCCGGCGGAGCTGGAGCATCTTGAGCGCCTCGTTGCCGTCCCCCGCTTCAAGCACCTCAAACCCCTCATCGCGCAGGACCGCTCCCATGAGGTGGCGGATGCCTTCATCATCTTCCACGATCAGGATCGTCCCACGGTAGATCGGCTTCGCGGCGTCGTCCGTCGGCTGGTCGGGTTCCGCGTCCTCCTTGACGATGCGCGGGAGCAGCACGGTGAAACGGGAACCTCGGCCAGGCTGGCTGGCCACGTCGATGTAGCCGCCGCTCTGTTTCACGATGCCGTAGACCGTCGCCAACCCCAGCCCGGTGCCCTTGCCGAATTCCTTGGTGCTGAAAAATGGTTCGAAGATATGGGCGAGGGTGTCCGCGTCGATCCCGCAACCCGTGTCCTCGACCACGAACTTGATATGCGGTCCGACCTTTGATCCGGGATGGCGGCGGACGAACTCCTCGTCCACGTCCATGTTGCCGGTCTCGATCGTCAGAATACCCCCGTCCGGCATTGCATCGCGCGCGTTCAACGCCAGATTGAGCATCACCTGCTCCACCTGGACCGGATCGCCGAGGAAGTGTCCCGCCTTGGGGTCCAGCACGATCACGATCTGAATCTGCTCGCCGATCAGGCGGCGGAGAATGTCTTCCATCTCGCGAAGCAGGCTGTTGGGGTGGAGTTCGCGCTGTTCGAGGACCTGATGGCGGCTGAACGTCAAGAGCTTCTTCGTCAGCGCCGCGGCGCGCGTCCCCGCCTGGCTGATGAATTCCAGCTCGTGACGGCTGGGATGCGAGGCGAGCTGCTGGATCAGCCGCTGCGCATGGCCGATCACGACCATCAGCAGGTTGTTGAAGTCATGCGCGATCCCTCCCGCCAGCCGTCCGATCGCCTCCATTTTTTGGGCCTGGCGCAGGCTGTGTTCGATCCGTTTGTGCTCGGAGACATCGGCAATGGTCTCGATGACGTGAACCCGCCCATCGGCCGTCCGGGCCTGGGACCAGTGGATGAGGAGGTATTGATTGTTGGGGAGCGCCACTTCGCTCGAAACGATGCCGCCGGTGGCCAGGGCCTCGGGCATGCGGCAAAAGGCGCAAGGCGAGGCGTTGCCTGCGATCTTCTCGTAACAGGGGTGGCAGGCGATGTCTCCGAACTTCCTGAGCCCCGTCTCGTTCTGAAACTGCACGCGATGCGTTTCCGGATCGATGACCGAGACGATGACCGGCTGCGAATTGAGCAAGGTCTGCGGGTCGTACTGGGGAAGATTCGGCGGAGAGGACGAAGCGGCCATAGTGGACCCCTTGCCGGCGAAGCGGCTCCTCTGGACTGCTCTTTTCCTTCTACACCATCGCGAAAGAGAGTCAAGCAGATGCGGCTTTGCGAGGCGGAGTCGGAGAGGCGGACGACGGATGACGACTAACTCAGCCCGTGCTGCGCTCGCCCGATGCGGCCGTCATAGCGAGTGGTGGACTTGAACAGCTCATACTGGCCGTCCTCGGCGTAGGCCGCCGTGCGAGCGCGGAGGGCCTGCATCTCGGCGGTTGTCATCGGCGTGAATCGCCGGACAATCTCGAGGTTCTGTTTCAGCACCGCGGCCGAATCGATCCCGCTCACCAATGAAGCGATCGGCAGGCTCAACACGTAGCGGAGCGCCTCTTCCACCGTGACGATGCC
The DNA window shown above is from Nitrospira tepida and carries:
- a CDS encoding LysR family transcriptional regulator yields the protein MEIYQLKTFATVAREGSITRASELLFLSQPAVSAHIKAMEDELGLVLFERTPRGMSLTDNGTKLLAKAEQMLAMHRDLLDEARRIKSQVSGKLRLGSNRSASAQVMGKLLTRLSETCPEVEMALEYGSSAEIQRAIRSGTLDAGFYTDDGKADAELETIAVERFGIFLAAPRGWIDNPGRPDWQKLARMPWICAASNTCCGRAAESVFERNGFRPEKLVSVDQESVTRTLIAGGVGVGLLHAETAREAEAKGEVELLSGVQQEVRLLFAYLCRRAQDPLIAAVSAAVRGILVQ
- a CDS encoding DUF2938 domain-containing protein, translating into MSIEQSYIGGAVFVGMGAALIMDLWNLFLKRAFNIASLDYCFVGRWLSHMLLGTFTHARIAAAPKRPAECVIGWTAHFLIGVAFALVLVIPTSGGWLEQPSLFPALLVGVGTVVIPYFIVQPALGLGVASGKTPHPTQARMKSLMTHTAFGVGLYLSAILWRYLMHAYA
- a CDS encoding DUF2798 domain-containing protein, translated to MIPKKHTGYVFSFFMALLMSSIMSSIISVVNVGLINGIIVIWLKAWALAFAVAFPTLTVITPLVRTLVSLVVEDRD
- a CDS encoding bifunctional metallophosphatase/5'-nucleotidase: MNCDRRLIGLALLLTVCFLWPAPGEGAEQTLTILHTSEHHGQVLPIERMGQKREGGMASRASVIAEIRTAASALLLVDSGDLLIGTPMSSVFRGEPDIKAMNLMGYQAMAAGNHEFDFGLDHLRALQALARFPLLCSNLTGKGVELPCRTSAVVSVGDLSIGLIGLLGRRNFPDTFNREVVRLLNLRDPIETARDSARTLKQEGAHLVLAVTHQEDEEDLALLSKAPEIDAVIGGHTPGFDGLRTARSAEPVAEATIPGPVFVKTHRQGRTIGRLDLTLDRMPGDPTKVTVVKARAKNLSIGEDIQPDQSVNELIQDYVRRMDALGAMMVGRALVNLDGETATVRTRESNLGNLLADLARAEFGTDLALVNGGQIRDSIPAGPVDLTRVLRVLPFSSTLVTLSISGQELRAALENSASRLPATNGRFLQVSGLTVTYDPQAPIGSRVKVVMVGDKPLDEFRRYRVTTDSFIADGGDGYTMLQQAQDRIERQVPLRDLLLQALKERPLKASLDGRIRFAEPANTGAPFDEKLPTTPSSP
- a CDS encoding c-type cytochrome, translating into MPMMIPPARRRFGRWWHLSLVIAAGVWTAAAAEQSHTTQEEQGKRIFQRYCAGCHGREGTGEGYRLLGADPANLTSRQTQEKSDEDLLESIHEGQQGMPAWKDRLSNEDRRRVLAYIRSLAQ
- a CDS encoding ATP-binding protein, with amino-acid sequence MAASSSPPNLPQYDPQTLLNSQPVIVSVIDPETHRVQFQNETGLRKFGDIACHPCYEKIAGNASPCAFCRMPEALATGGIVSSEVALPNNQYLLIHWSQARTADGRVHVIETIADVSEHKRIEHSLRQAQKMEAIGRLAGGIAHDFNNLLMVVIGHAQRLIQQLASHPSRHELEFISQAGTRAAALTKKLLTFSRHQVLEQRELHPNSLLREMEDILRRLIGEQIQIVIVLDPKAGHFLGDPVQVEQVMLNLALNARDAMPDGGILTIETGNMDVDEEFVRRHPGSKVGPHIKFVVEDTGCGIDADTLAHIFEPFFSTKEFGKGTGLGLATVYGIVKQSGGYIDVASQPGRGSRFTVLLPRIVKEDAEPDQPTDDAAKPIYRGTILIVEDDEGIRHLMGAVLRDEGFEVLEAGDGNEALKMLQLRRGHCDLLIADVVMPRMKGAVLVQGVRAMVPAIKVLYISGYAGETLSANGVDDQAAFLQKPFLPSALTEKVNELLSASSTQTQGTRQSSTITR